The Cyprinus carpio isolate SPL01 chromosome A5, ASM1834038v1, whole genome shotgun sequence genome has a segment encoding these proteins:
- the mrpl1 gene encoding 39S ribosomal protein L1, mitochondrial: MAAPSRNVLRVLPRCQRLFFTCRAPSVFCSSLTAHKQQSVRSYAAAAAAKQKEKKEETVQEKVVKEKKKVDDKNRHKPYGLTAWAPVDDVYMVRYYPRPVYETSTAIEMLKNFQKLDFSPENQPVYTNLRLDMKLEKKKKVDPFVSIIHLPHPFKSDINKIVVFTENPDQARIAMENGAAVAGGAELVEKILADEITADFYLAEPDIVQKLLPLKNKLRKKFPKSKRGSVGMNIPKMLALFKSGHEYMVEDIYVNTQVATLDMPKEYILENIRAIVKDVASHKPAEFGPFIERAIVCSRSSEGLHIKIEELLPQEEKKA, from the exons ATGGCCGCCCCCTCGAGGAATGTTTTAAGAG TTTTACCCAGATGTCAGAGGCTGTTCTTCACATGCAGAGCTCCTTCTGTCTTCTGCAGTTCACTGACTGCACACAAACAGCAATCTGTCAGATCCTACGCTGCTGCTGCCGCTGCCAA gcagaaagagaagaaagaggagaCTGTTCAAGAAAAGGtggtgaaagagaaaaaaaaggttgatGACAAAAACAGACATAAACCCTATGGACTCACAGCCTGGGCTCCAGTCGATGATGTGTACATGGTGAGGTACTATCCCAGACCTGTCTATGAGACATCCACGGCCATTGAAATGCTGAAGAACTTTCAGAAGCTGGACTTCAGTCCCGAAAACCAGCCTGTATACACTAACCTTCGTCTGGACATGAAGCTGGAGAAAAAG aaaaaagtgGATCCGTTTGTTAGCATAATTCATTTGCCACATCCCTTCAAGTCGGACATCAACAAAATAGTGGTTTTCACTGAG AATCCAGATCAAGCCAGAATAGCAATGGAGAATGGAGCAGCAGTTGCAGGTGGAGCAGAACTGGTCGAGAAG ATTTTAGCTGATGAGATCACAGCAGATTTTTACTTGGCTGAGCCAGACATTGTACAAAAGCTGCTCCCTTTGAAAAACAAGCTGAGGAAGAAGTTTCCCAAGAGCAAGAGAG GATCAGTTGGAATGAATATTCCCAAAATGCTTGCATTGTTCAAGAGTGGTCATGAATACATGGTTGAGGACATCTATGTCAACACACAAGTTGCAACA ctagACATGCCAAAGGAGTATATTCTGGAAAACATTCGTGCCATTGTAAAAGATGTGGCAAGTCATAAACCAGCAGAATTTG GTCCTTTTATTGAGCGAGCAATTGTATGCAGTAGGTCAAGTGAGGGTTTGCACATTAAAATCGAAGAATTATTACCACAGGAAGAGAAAAAGGCATGA